Below is a genomic region from Nilaparvata lugens isolate BPH chromosome 3, ASM1435652v1, whole genome shotgun sequence.
GAGCTAAGAGTGTAttagataatataaaatatataactaaAGGAAGTCATATAGAGAAACGACCTCACTCATCCTTTATCTTATACTTATCGGGCGAATGTCTCGTGACCTCTATGAGAGTCTGAGGTGACCTGTAGATGAACACCAATTTTGCATACAAGTCTTCTTCCAGAGAATACTCCTTGCTTTCTCTGGCCAAGTATATATTCCAGCACAActgaaacaaaaacacaataataggCATTAGATTCATTTTTATCCTAGTTGGACACTGTTACTCAACATGGATCAAACAAATACTTGTATCTACAGAGGTAGATCTCACTCATACAAACGGAACTTCCATCAATACAAAGTATGGCAGGCAGTTATGAGAACAGGAAATATCGTATTTAAAAGAAAGGGAAAGttcagtatcaacacaatacatTCATATAATTTAACGTGATTAATAAGAGGGGCTTAACATATTTTGGGAACTATGAAATATGTGTGGATTCCTTTCCTATATAGAGTTCCTCTTCTGCagtacaattgatgcattcgctccaaagtcgaggtaggtaacagataaaagctgatgtatgagcaggtaaggacaaagaataaatatctcgatctgaccccactcgctacatccacttagacctgttccaatatccagcttgattcaattattccaatgatcgtattcgatcggttcttgatgatatagaacgtatcagacacaataattgacaggcttaagaaataatcgaactcagaaagcgaattaacaaaactgaaatatattataataaaatatgtaatcatacagtgcaggttcagaatttgatttacaggttgataataatttagcattaacaaaaggagttaaaaatgttcttgtgcttgcatgataccatgcgtgattcgacagaattttacaattgataaaattgaacagttttgaaaaaatagtgaaaaaatgaattataaaaaatatttttaaaaatgctcggggtcgtggttcaggcagcggaggatagttaatcaactacaaattcttataaatttaatatgaataaattctagactcttaaatgctaaagcgcttgtcggcgtggccaataatttaacgaagaaaaatttatgtttttctgcactgaaatattttcgaagcgtagattggggccccttttaaaacttataactcacgtgaatttccttggcggtcgtggttttcttctttagatcaaaaatcgtttgatcggcggcaatccaggcttcggtttcagcacgtggggaattttaatttaaatatctccttcaccgaattaattaagggataatttactttaaacttttaaatttatcgattgatgaaaacagaaatttacaaataacaaataaattggcctaaaatatcggctcacaaatagaacatttaaaatcgaacaagaaattttcacaaataggtcttggtaactataaaagagatctgcacggtgaggatttcaaaagggaagtgctgtcttttctctaagcttctaggctagaccttgcttctcagaatctcgatgtaataatttgcataaaaatttgccattggtagaacgcttgtgacgtaaacatgacgtcagtggcaagcagtagaatacaattcctttaattacaataataatttaatttatgtaattcttaaaactgcttaatcttctagacatagttcctctcatacaatgtacatgtgctagcgtaatgataaggcagggttggtgtctgataatagattaacatgtgttgctttcaaacgatcaccttcttggtgctatttctatgcactgtgattggcttagacctgccaaagagatttaattaccatgtggttcagttgaattaaatcgttaataaattaatactcttgtacaatttttattaggtttgagattgttataattagtttctgccattttatcaataatataatttcatgctatgacctatttagttacaataagacctgacatataatataatttcttaaataataaataatttcaacgataacacatacattttatttttttatttgaaattcttgatcctttatggatagttttgatttttagagatggtattatatcttacgtgaagccagcgtgacatttgacaatactttgaatcagtcagctgcgttcgaactgttttaaaaacatctgatcgatagtaaacaaagtgtaacctcaaaatcaatgagcaattcgtaaataatttgtgctttatttgcaaaataattataattttattgaataattttcctagaaaaatattcagtacagaacggtactcttatcaaatatacagttactgataagtaagctttatcgctcggtcgctaactattcctttagcaaattctttcattttaaaaggtaatcacaatttttctctcttttcatgagatctatttgaaagattcatcacacaaaagcccccaggatattttaaataggtaattgggagacgagtcgaaacaatgactatttgaaaaatccgatattgtgatgaatacactatttcatctccttacttctacgaaaactcaacacttaacactaaaaacaatatatcgtgcacttttggctacgagaaaataaataattgattgttccttccattggatacaatcgaaatacaataattaatgaggtctctttggatccttcattaaaacaactccacaacttccattcacgggtggcttatgagcagacccataactataacaaatatacaaaatttcacatattacttcttaagatttgaacagtatttgcaacaaatatagattttcatcattttttcatggttattacaagtttcgactctttggtttggcttttacataaattgggtgagagtgtgattttacttcggtgacttgacaatcgtctaccgtttgactcgagcaatttcttatttgcgcttagtacgttgcgtacaaacagggttacacttgaaatggctttcttgatttttatcaatgttggttacaaatattaagtcttacatttatcaatttgaatttcaattcatgatcttttgatgcaacagtaataaatttcacatttgaaggtaagaatttcattttctttggagttttttagagatacattcatataacacagaacatgcgcatttcgtgcaaattaacataaatatatatttttgtttgcgttttttacttataattccacattaaataataggttacaatatttaacaacgatattgctttgattcatAATGATTGACTCTgtgatttcgcacacattggttggtgacgaagaaaattatcgaacgaacaggctttggttctgaatagatttcttgatcgattctgtattttgaGGTTATATTtacgcattttttcaaataaactttgtttattttctttcctcctattcactactaatttcatctgatttctaatttataattattttccgtggataatataattcttgtttctatttttcagttgtgcagatgataccaggcgattgtttcggtgatgactctgacatgaggtggatggcttgatcaggttggtaaattcttaaagttgttttcagttttatttcttgatttaaagttgataataatttcttcatttgatgtggattaataatatttccttattagctgagatgcggcgaagtttaggttatgttgattgattaggctgcagtagaaagatgctagtctgcaaagatgtgattcaatgggtaggctgtgattatgaagaagtttgatgatTTGTGTAATTCACAACGTAGCTTCCAGTTGGTTAAAAGATTATTTCttccttaagcccccatctaaatttgatttcggtattattcaaggtccaattccaatttgcaactatccgttttatcaaacttggcttaaaacgaatgtgccggcgaagtaggtagatctcttcAGCCAATGTTGTCCTTCTTTGTTTaccggtgacatgtagtttgATATCCTTAAAtcttacatgccggtggtgtctgtgtgtctttccaaatgatattttccttttttgcatgccggtgtacagtctacttgattttaaccggacatgactgcggtggttgtaggttcttctGGATATCGTCTTCCTTTTTCCTTGCATGTCGGTGGGAATCGTGATGTAAgattttagcctaacatgacggcggtgtagataaatttttcttgagaccatttttcttttttgtgaagctgctattttacttgtgtgttgttttgatttagaggtttttattttcagttgtgaCTTTGACTTGTTGTGGGTTTCtgtttcatttctattgtttatgtgactatcttcatgaatgctgggtttatatgttgcaggcgctgtcctcggtggatggacggtgatgtgggcggtcggcggtccgggctgctcttctacgcggcgggcaacgtccttggactcctggtgtccggcgcgcggtggtacgggctgtccctctacctgatggatgtcgtcctcggcctggcgggtgatgtcggctggtccctctcggcgttctgcggggtgcggcgcgacttcaatcctgacattctcggtgggttggttttccatacatgtgttatgttcgcttgcttgtttgactttaaccacctttattgtatccttctccacatgtatatgtttcttaatgctgacttcgacgctgatttttcccatatgcatatcttcagatatcctatccaatcggttatttgtttctaaaattgatttatccagacactcagctaattttttgatggtttTATCTGTGTCACGGAATGCTCCATCCATCCGCTGACTCAATttctccaaaccctgttcatttaccttctttgcttcttgaacttcctttttaattcttcctttgtttgtttgttgtcttcttttaattcttcctttgtttggtcgctttttcatttaagttttttatttctgcatttgttttatttattgcttcattgttttccttatttctttcaGGATGAGGTCCAGTCAACGGCGGGAGTGGGTGCATGGTTATCGGTTAGCCGCTGGTTTTTTATCCGAGCAACGGTgcgagaaatgggagttcctgttTCTGAGACGTCATCGACTGAGTGCTCTTCTGATGTTTCatcctccggctcttgggctACCAACGTATCCTCCACagaatgcagctctcctccacctgcgtcgaagataaatcatccagtacattgggatggaaatcggcggatgcggcggcagatgcggatggcggcgaacaatcgggtgagatgtcttcggtgtccgacagacttggattgacctggtcgtttcctgccatagtTTGCGGAAAAATAGCGCAACGAAAGTGTGCAGTGAataaacgtgaaagtgttgtgatatacaaaataattaataagaatccaatagaaattgtgatagcttcgtagtgagtgaaatacagaaaaagtggtttagcaatgtgttcagtgataaaatgagtcaagttagcaatatcgttaacataaaaatgacaagaacatacaggatacacagtgaacacttatgcggtaatacaggtacgcctcttataatttattattactattattataaatatcttacttttataatttcttgccgcaattcaatatataggctagtgttctttgcaaaattttatataaaaggggcagtgttttgtttgaattattccgcaatatatccgtgatttaattttacttccctctttatgttttaaaaacttttaaaaatgtaaataacttcaatcctcttttctgtaaatatttataaattgtttcaatatagacctaatattcttcaaataatatgacctttcttatgatatctcttatacctatgacttatagtatgaccaattttcgaataacacgataataaaattctgagttcgattttttctctaaaaattcatcaatcgataaatttcttttctgttcaaaaattgggtatggtacttcttgttattttatataacagtgaacagtcaatattaaattcgaaaaaattcacaaccatgaattttttcaaaaaattttcccgttgtcagcgctatagtatactgagcaactaaataatcctcgtagtcgattatccacctcttcaatgcctatcactgttgggcgccaaatcatgtggagcggtatttgactcgcctcacatatgtagagagatttgccaaatcatgtagtgctgaatctaaatgcctcacgttgggccggcaaatcatgtggtgcgttttttaacggcttcacacatgtagggtgaatcttgtactgagtcaatggtgtagaggctataaattttgcaatgcgtgtgtggacgctgagtgaacaccagactgattgattcactacaagattcatacaattgtcggaatcgcgggaggcctaaacgctcgctcacccttgattcttctaatgacagattgtataatgatgaaatttttataagtagtgtagcggacgctaaacactgaatacggataccttaaaattattacctgtgaagaatgagcatacaaaatcatacaggtcgagcaaaaatcccgatgtagataatttacgggactgcgtctctaataagttctgaaggattaaaatacggtatttgaaccaaatatcgttcagaatatatttcgagaacagagtcttgtcgggttttaagctctattgtaggaatttatatgatctatggctgcctctgctgtacaattgatgcattcgctccaaagtcgaggtaggtaacagataaaagccgatatatgagcaggtaaggacaaagaataaatatctcgatctgaccccactcgctacatccacttagacctgttccaatatccagcttgattcaattattccaatgatcgtattcgatcggttcttgatgatatagaacgtatcagacacaataattgacaggcttaagaaataatcgaactcagaaagcgaattaacaaaactgaaatatattataataaaatatgtaatcatacagtgcaggttcagaatttgatttacaggttgataataatttagcattaacaaaaggagttaaaagtgttcttgtgcttgcatgataccatgcgtgattcgacagaattttacaattgataaaattgaacagttttgaaaaaatagtgaaaaaatgaattataaaaatattttttaaaatgctcggggtcgtggttcaggcagcggaggatagttaatcaactacaaattcttataaatttaatatgaataaattctagactcttaaatgctaaagcgcttgtcggcgtggccaataatttaacgaagaaaaatttatgtttttctgcactgaaatattttcgaagcgtagattggggccccttttaaaacttataactcacgaaGGAAGTTTAatccatttataaaaaatatccaaCCACCTTAAACTATCTTGAGAATGTAAGCTGTTATAACATATAATTAGAgactattttaaaaatactaatattatacatttgaaataaatctacCCGCTCTAAACTCTTATGAAACCAAATACATTCAAAGGAGCTAAGAGTGTAttagataatataaaatatataactaaAGGAAGTCATATAGAGAAACGACCTCACTCATCCTTTATCTTATACTTATCGGGCGAATGTCTCGTGACCTCTATGAGAGTCTGAGGTGACCTGTAGATGAACACCAATTTTGCATACAAGTCTTCTTCCAGAGAATACTCCTTGCTTTCTCTGGCCAAGTATATATTCCAGCACAActgaaacaaaaacacaataataggCATTAGATTCATTTTTTATCCTAGTTGGACACTGTTACTCAACATGGATCAAACAAATACTTGTATCTACAGAGGTAGATCTCACTCATACAAACGGAACTTCCATCAATACAAAGTATGGCAGGCAGTTATGAGAACAGGAAATATCGTATTTAAAAGAAAGGGAAAGttcagtatcaacacaatacatTCATATAATTTAACGTGATTAATAAGAGGGGCTTAACATATTTTGGGAACTATGAAATATGTGTGGATTCCTTTCCTATATAGAGTTCCTCTTCTGCAGTACAATGaccaaaaaattgaaatattgtgaAGAGATATTGGATGATTTGACCACAAATACGTATATACATAAAAGCTGATTTCCAATTTACAACTGAGAAATAAGTGTGATCGTATCTGGAAGAggtataataattcaaaatgtttaatcGATTCAACATAAATGTAGTAGTACCTATCAGAAAACATGTTATAAAGTCCTTAGAATACATTGAATTTTGGTTAGCAGCCAGAACAAATGAGCAAGTCTACACTTTAAACGAAGAAAagtattagaatagaataagaaCAGTACCTGTAGAATCCAGTCAACGCAGGGCATATCATCGAACATAATCCTGAAGGACATGCGGAATCTCCATGTTCGTATCAGTCTGTTGACCGTAAATATGGTGAGGGAGTACAAACCAATCAAGCTGAAATCACAAATAATTTCATTACTAATCAATCATGGAAGTCTTGTTACATTATTtgagtattattataaattgcatggaattttttttttttaaagtctttgaaaaattcaattatttatacaaTGAACAAGTAGGCTGCACTGAATggagaataaatttaaattgcgcagctcattttttaaaaattttatctcAAAAATAACAACTAGAATATGGTACTAATtcaaaaacaagaataattagTAGACAATCAATTTAAactgaaatcatctttaaataaaaaatgaaaaatatatatatttcaagcatgataatttattagaaattattgCATCCTCTAGACTTTattgattgtaataaatatgTCGAATTAATATTTTGCACCTGGAAATTTGATTGTAGAAAAATCAAGTGTAAAGTTTCTTTATAGTGAAAAATGTCCAATAATAACAGCTTTGACATTAAATTTCCCAAACCAGATTAATGTATGAATAGTTATTAGACATTTACACAaaattcaattagttataccGAAATACAATACTCcatatttaaaaacattttctATCGCGGTCATAATAATGAAGTACTCCAAAATGTTCATCCATACGGTACATCTAAAAATAATGAATGCCCACAGAAACTTTTAATACCAAACCCGAACAGGAGtacacaatttgaaaataaaatatgtatattaCCTAGGCCTACACTAAAATTGAAAGACATTTCTTCTTCTAATGGAGAAAAAAGACGATATCTAGTAGTGCAAAAGTCTTACCAGTTCAATTCAGATAAGTCAGAAACGTTTTTTACGAATCCACTAACTGGAAAAGAATGTTAATGGAAACTTGTACTGCATTCTTTTCTAGAAGTAAGAGATACACTGGTGTACACTGGTCTACCTAttcctaaaaacttgaaaaattgctTGAGTATTCACATTTTAAATACTTTTCAATCTAGAAATACTTTTACTCTTTCAATAGTCTCTTAACAAATTTGCTAATGATCATTATTCATATGATAGTCGaaagcaaaataaatcttatgaTCTAGAATAAAACACTTATGCCAAACACTTAATTCTTTCTCCAATAACTAAATCTtatgatgaagaatttattgtaaTGATAGTCAagagattcaaccagaaaacaTATTCCGAGCAATGACTCAATTTTTTATCTCTATCAACTACCTATTTTAATAACggttttcaagtgttttaaGATTTAAGAAACTTCACGTCTCATCGACTCTTGATCTGGatattgtttgaataataaGTACCGTAATGACTCAATTTTTTATCTCTATCAACTACCTATTTTAATAACggttttcaagtgttttaaGATTTAAGAAACTTCACGTCTCATCGACTCTTGATCTGGatattgtttgaataataaGTACCGTATAAGAGCCACAGGTCAAAATAGATAGACCTGAAGCCTACAGAGAATAAATTGCAACATAATTTCTTTGTAGGTAGAACAAATAAATATCTACTtgcaaatttatattttttcattagaaTCACGGTTTCCttaataacaatttttctaaacaaataaattatattcagatTCAGATAAATTTTACATCGAATGTGAACTCAGTTGAAAGATGGTGCAGAAACTTACTAAGAAGTATCGTAAGACGCTTAAAATCACCGTAGACTTAGGtttgataaatcaatgtatGATGAATAGGTAGAATTACAATAAACAGCAACGAAATGACCTCATCAACAAAACCAGTATTATTCAGTCAAAAATCTACAGCAATATGACATTTGAGTAAATAAatgcgaatattattcacaAA
It encodes:
- the LOC120350466 gene encoding piezo-type mechanosensitive ion channel component-like; this encodes MSFRIMFDDMPCVDWILQLCWNIYLARESKEYSLEEDLYAKLVFIYRSPQTLIEVTRHSPDKYKIKDE